The proteins below come from a single Parageobacillus thermoglucosidasius genomic window:
- a CDS encoding transposase: MGKIRKTYDAKFKKKAVDLYLKEGMGYETVAKELGISHSMVRRWVKRYEQDGIQGLEEKRGKAKGPNKGRPRTRPEDPETKIKRLEAEVEMLKKLLKR; this comes from the coding sequence ATGGGAAAAATACGAAAAACATATGATGCAAAGTTTAAAAAGAAAGCGGTGGATTTATATTTAAAAGAGGGCATGGGATACGAAACGGTGGCGAAAGAATTGGGTATTAGTCATTCCATGGTACGTCGATGGGTGAAACGCTATGAACAGGATGGAATACAAGGTCTGGAGGAAAAACGGGGCAAAGCGAAAGGACCAAATAAAGGAAGACCGAGAACTCGTCCGGAAGATCCTGAAACGAAAATCAAGCGTCTTGAGGCGGAAGTAGAGATGCTAAAAAAGCTCTTAAAGAGGTGA
- a CDS encoding MFS transporter, whose translation MSISGYIVDKWGWHAPFWIGGILGMIGVILSLFIYEPKDKDIKQASIQMKDLILVMREPLLLRASLLSILAHSIIFTTCLDLYQCMCCK comes from the coding sequence ATGTCGATCAGTGGCTATATTGTTGATAAATGGGGATGGCATGCTCCGTTCTGGATAGGCGGAATTCTAGGGATGATTGGTGTAATCCTTTCTCTTTTTATTTATGAACCGAAAGATAAAGATATAAAACAGGCTTCTATACAAATGAAAGATCTTATCTTAGTGATGAGAGAGCCATTGCTTTTAAGGGCTTCTTTACTTTCCATTCTGGCTCATAGCATCATCTTTACTACATGTTTGGATTTATACCAATGTATGTGTTGCAAATAG
- a CDS encoding IS3 family transposase, protein MEAVPAHKKFAIIQEMAGCYGSIQPLCEIAGVSRSGYYKWVKRQERPSQKQLEDEQLKEKIKECHEEGKGIYGYRRVKVWLKRKHKLDINHKRVQRLMREMGIRAVIQKKRPYYGKKEPYVISDNHLNRDFPAPKPNEKWVTDITYLIFNGQKLYLSAIKDLYNNEIVAYHISQRNDIKLGLDTLKKAIKKRNVNGLLLHSDQGFQYTSRPYNNLLKRYNIKASMSRKGNCLDNACMEDFFSHFKAECFHLYSFRTAEEVKDAVHKYIRFYNHQRFQKKLNNLSPYEYRTQAD, encoded by the coding sequence ATGGAAGCAGTACCAGCTCACAAGAAGTTCGCGATCATTCAAGAAATGGCCGGGTGTTATGGTTCGATTCAACCATTATGTGAGATAGCAGGCGTATCTCGAAGCGGATATTACAAGTGGGTAAAACGACAGGAACGCCCTTCTCAGAAGCAATTAGAAGACGAGCAGCTAAAGGAAAAAATCAAAGAGTGCCATGAAGAAGGGAAAGGAATCTATGGGTATCGGAGAGTCAAAGTCTGGCTGAAACGGAAACACAAACTGGATATCAACCATAAACGAGTACAAAGGCTGATGAGGGAGATGGGAATCCGGGCGGTGATTCAGAAGAAACGGCCTTATTACGGAAAGAAAGAGCCTTATGTGATTTCGGACAATCATCTAAACCGAGATTTCCCCGCGCCAAAGCCAAACGAGAAGTGGGTTACAGATATTACCTATTTAATATTTAATGGGCAAAAGCTCTATTTGTCCGCCATTAAAGACCTATACAATAATGAAATCGTGGCCTACCATATCAGCCAAAGAAATGATATCAAACTGGGGCTCGACACGCTAAAAAAGGCCATAAAAAAACGGAATGTAAATGGACTCCTCCTCCATAGTGATCAGGGGTTCCAGTATACATCCCGTCCATACAACAACCTACTAAAAAGATACAATATAAAGGCCAGTATGTCCAGAAAAGGAAACTGCTTGGACAATGCCTGCATGGAAGACTTCTTCAGCCATTTCAAGGCAGAGTGTTTTCATCTGTACTCATTCCGCACGGCCGAAGAAGTGAAGGATGCCGTACACAAATATATTCGTTTTTATAACCATCAACGTTTTCAAAAGAAATTAAATAACCTGAGTCCTTATGAATATAGGACTCAGGCTGATTAA